AAGTCATTTTTAACTCGATATCCataacctttaaaataaacaataaagatgaaACATTAGATATTGCTGATGGGCCTAATGGGATAATGAAGTAGAACGGCTTTACCTTTAAATGGTAATCCAGCACTGCcatcaaacagcaaaaaacaaatccagGAAACCCTGCAGGAGAGCAGTTAAGAACAAACATccgattaaaaaaaatcaaaaatctcTGTTAAAGGtaattgaaacaaataaagGGCAAAGAAGTGCTCgacatcaataaaacataccGCAGAATGAGTCCAAGAGCCATGGCTATCAGCAGAAAGGCAGCACCCTGTTCACCTCAGACGCTCTGGTTGGAGACGTGCAGCTCACTGGGACTAACTAGCATTGAGAGAAGCTCAGGCCTTGCTAGAgatccctctgtgtctcctttATATACCGCTCCCACTAAACGAAGCCAATCAGCAACAGCTGCTCAGAGAGCAATCAGGGGCCGAATCGTTAACAGGTGTGGCAGCTGGTCACTTTCTTGAaagccatcttttttttaaactgaattattttcaattttttctcatttaaagaaCAACTGAACACCGTTTCTTTGATTTGACTTTGCATTTTGAACATAGCAGTCAAAAGGCCAGACTTTCACTTAAGGCTTTTACACGGAGTCAGGGTGCCACACACGCACTGAAATCAAGACCCTTATGCCACCATCTTTGCTGGTGTAACATTTCCCCTCCAGACATCTGATACTGTGGCAGCCAAAGGGGGAGAAAGGCAAAGGAAAGTGCAGGGAGTTAGGGAGACAAAGGTGAAAACAGAAGGAAGAGTTAAAAAGGggattaagataagataagataatcctttattagtcccgcagcggggaaatttgcagacttacaacagcgtagcgtaaagtgcacacaagagacatagtagaagaagacaagctaaaaataaaaataaaataaaacaagtattataaataagcaaaaaaaaaaaaaaaaacagtagaaaaaacaacaataactgaaatattatatttacagacagagaaaaaaacaactattttaactatttttaacttttttaactattattgcacagtgtaatgtgtaatatattgcacaggtttttattgtcatgttattgtcatgtggtcatgtggtctgctgggagcagagttggttgtgcagcctgacagcagcaggaaggaaggactgcGGTCAAAtgaagtttaaaatgttatgtaaaataaaagataaaatattggGTAGAGAAAAAGTTAATGGGATTTAgacatatataatgtatatctCTTACTAAAGTAGACATGTTACATTCTAATAgttctccctcttcttcatTTGTACAAGAACATTAATTGATGCATGGCACAGCAACTCCACATGCTTTGCACATGACAAAGATTACTGCCATCAAGCTTAAAGTATAAactacaatatatttaaaaagacttAATCATCTGTAACAGAGGGGCTCAGTCTGTAGAGCTGCTGTGCATTTAGAAGACAAGTCATCTTACTCAATAGTGAGTGCAATGAGTAGAAGCAAAAGGATCAATCCTGGTGCTGAATGCACTACCATGATGATTAACTCACAAGCGAACTTACTCGTATGTGTGTTGTTCTCATGCCAACTGGTGTCATCCTGCAGGGTCATGTTACAGAGTGAGAAGATCCGTGGCTTTAATTAACTCAGTGTCTACCCTTTGTCCTGATGGACACATGTGTATTCAACATGGGAATAGGACTGGATATGTTGTGCATATCTGCGTGTTTTTCACATATTGAAAGAATGACAATATATTTCAACACAGGGGCTGAACTGTTTCTGACGGCAGAGCTTGACCATGAATGCATCATGGAAGTAGGCTGACATGTGCTTGTTGTTGGGTGTAggcaggatgttttttttcttgtagagTGTGCATAAGGAATGCGTTGCTTTATGAGAGCCATATAGTGGGGTGATCCCTGGAGGCCTTGATGTACAGATTCCTCTCTTCCTCGTGGGGTGGATGCATAATGCCTTTTGTAATTATTGATAACACTATAGGATGTTTGACCCAAGTTAAAGAAGCCTAGCTCCACATAGCCCAGCTGGAATAAATCTCAATGCTTTACACTGAAAAGCAGGAAAAGTTGAGTGTGCATTGTTGTTGTGTAGTTTGCCATCTCATTTAGACATCAACTTTGGCAAGTAGCTTTTAAGTTGTTGAAGAgcaaaaactgaaaagaggtTGCAGATCTAGTGACACATGCAAGACttctcaaatttaaaaaatattttattttgtttcttcagaGGGCACAGCATTCTGCAAACAAGAAATCAGAGGTCAATATGTGCATTagttacttttaaatgttttgattaagATGAAACATTTACCTGCAACTTGGGACATATTATCCATGTACACTTgttctggaagaaaaaaaaacacaacaatcagGCATCATTTCAAATAAGCATTTAAAGTAGTAAGTTTAGTTGCAGACATACCTTTCAGGGTTCTTTGCACCCTTAGGAGCAGCTGGATTACCCTTGGCACCCTTTGAGTGTACAGACAGTGGCAAGCCAACCTCTGGGGAGTACCTGGATTTATTGAAGAGATACCTGGCTCGCTGGTAGCCGTTTCTGGACTGGACAATATAGCTTGGAGGTGGCGGAGGAAGGATCGGTTCACTCACTCTCTGGGCAACCTGAACATTTTGGGGGCTGACATACGTTTGTGGAAGCGAAGGAATTTCATCACGTGGCTGGTAGCCCAGTTGACTGAAGTTGGGGTTCTCTCCTCCAGAGAACCCATAAGAGGGGCTTAACACCACAGACGGATAGGCAGGTTGGGCTCCCACATATGTTGGGTAACTGGGGAAGGATCCCTGTTGGGTGGAGGAAGTTGAAGATCCCTCGCTCATGTAATCAGCTTGGCCATACTGTCCAGCAGCATTTGAAGGCTCAGGATATTGGAAGACGTCCTCATAGACAAGATGAGGGTTGTAGTAGCCACTTCCACTGGAGCCAGAGTTTAGGTTCTGGTTTGGGGATCCAGGACCGGTCAGAGTAGCAGCCACATCCTGACCACCGCTAGCTGGCGCAGGCTGCCAAGAGTCAAAGCTGGGAGACTTTGCGGCctgagaggtggaggaggcaatCTGACTAGCATAAGGAGTAGAGTCACCAGCTG
This genomic window from Anoplopoma fimbria isolate UVic2021 breed Golden Eagle Sablefish chromosome 11, Afim_UVic_2022, whole genome shotgun sequence contains:
- the LOC129097997 gene encoding uncharacterized protein LOC129097997, with product MALGLILRVSWICFLLFDGSAGLPFKGYGYRVKNDLRNLGDDGEDEALLSSLSAQSNWQASHNRPTGPVSTFYKPPAAQWPGLVSSLQNLPNAPSSAEVEGPINDYSRDWGLVNLAAQHLPLSSNYQQSDPAKPQPGPVQAQSASLGVAPTHELPAYPAGDSTPYASQIASSTSQAAKSPSFDSWQPAPASGGQDVAATLTGPGSPNQNLNSGSSGSGYYNPHLVYEDVFQYPEPSNAAGQYGQADYMSEGSSTSSTQQGSFPSYPTYVGAQPAYPSVVLSPSYGFSGGENPNFSQLGYQPRDEIPSLPQTYVSPQNVQVAQRVSEPILPPPPPSYIVQSRNGYQRARYLFNKSRYSPEVGLPLSVHSKGAKGNPAAPKGAKNPERTSVHG